The Sulfolobales archaeon genome includes the window GATGCATATGTTATCAGAAGATGTGATCTAGAGGCTTGCACACCCATATGACCTATTCTAAGAACTTTATTCTGAAGCTTTCCCCAGCTTCCTGCGATCATGATCCCATATCTCTTCCACATGATCTCTCTAAGTCTTCTCTCGTCAAAACCTTCAGCTATGAATGCTGTGACCGTGGGAGAGGAGTGTTCTATAGAAATAGGATACGGCTTTAGATTCAAAACTTCAAGAGCAGACCATGAAGCTTTTCTAGCGTTCTCATGCCTCTTATAAGTGTTCTCAACACCTTCCTCGAATATCATTTTCAGAGATTCTTCTAATGCATATACAAGCACATCACTCATCGTGTAGGGGAATATACTCTGCTCATCTAGCATCTCTCTCCAGAGTCTAAGATTGAGGTAGTAGCCTGAATATCTTACCTCGTTAATTCGATCCCAAGCTCTTCTACTTATAGCTATTATAGTAAGTCCTGGTGGTGTGTTTAAAACTTTTTGAGATCCTCCGATCAGAATATCTATAGAGTTTCCTTCAAAATCAACAGGTACTCCTCCTATGCTGGATACCGCGTCAACTATCAAGAGAAGACCATGATCTCTTACAACTCTAGCCACACCCCTCAGATCATTTAAAAGAGCTGAGGGTGTGTCGCAGTGAACTAGTGTCACAGCTATAGCATCTTTATTCTTCTCAAGAGCTCTATCAAGATCCTCTAGATCCACACTCTTCCTCCACTCATCTCCAGCCACGTAAACAGGCTTCCCACCATATGATCTAACAAGATCTCCAAAACCCTCTCCAAAAACACCATTGGCTATAACCATGATCTTATCACCAGGCTTAACAGTATTCGCTATAGCAGCCTCCAGACCTAGCATTGCTTCTCCACTCATGATATATAGTGAGGAAGATCTTACTCCTAGAAGTCTTCCCAGCATATCTCTCACTCTATTATAAACATCTATAAACTCGGGATCTAGATCGGGATTTGTAGTCTCTCTGAGAAGAGCTCTTCTAATTCTCTCAGGTATCTCCGTAGGACCTGGAGTCATGATAAGTCTATCAGTATAGAAAGACATTAAACCCCCTACAACCTAATTTATCTGAGGATACTAAAATACTAGACCATCCCCAGGTTGCC containing:
- a CDS encoding alanine--glyoxylate aminotransferase family protein — translated: MSFYTDRLIMTPGPTEIPERIRRALLRETTNPDLDPEFIDVYNRVRDMLGRLLGVRSSSLYIMSGEAMLGLEAAIANTVKPGDKIMVIANGVFGEGFGDLVRSYGGKPVYVAGDEWRKSVDLEDLDRALEKNKDAIAVTLVHCDTPSALLNDLRGVARVVRDHGLLLIVDAVSSIGGVPVDFEGNSIDILIGGSQKVLNTPPGLTIIAISRRAWDRINEVRYSGYYLNLRLWREMLDEQSIFPYTMSDVLVYALEESLKMIFEEGVENTYKRHENARKASWSALEVLNLKPYPISIEHSSPTVTAFIAEGFDERRLREIMWKRYGIMIAGSWGKLQNKVLRIGHMGVQASRSHLLITYASLARALRDLGFEISIGRVVEAIENSFKP